A single genomic interval of Granulicella tundricola MP5ACTX9 harbors:
- a CDS encoding Dps family protein: MKKQTIGDANVAPHWHAKAKEIQAYGSVIEDMPHRLSAKVRAEMVGKLNQLLADSIDLRDMYKKHHWQVSGPTFYQLHLLFDKHFEEQVELVDTIAERIQLLGGVTIAMGGDVAQISQIPKPPRGKEEVPVQISRLLEAHKIIMQQCHDIAEAADDAGDDGTNDMVVSDILRPNELQSWFIGQHLVEMPLILDK; the protein is encoded by the coding sequence ATGAAGAAGCAGACAATCGGCGACGCGAACGTAGCACCGCACTGGCACGCCAAGGCAAAAGAGATCCAAGCATACGGATCGGTCATTGAAGATATGCCCCACCGCCTCAGCGCCAAGGTCCGCGCCGAGATGGTCGGCAAGCTGAATCAGCTTCTCGCGGACTCGATCGACCTCCGCGATATGTACAAGAAGCACCACTGGCAAGTCTCCGGCCCCACCTTCTACCAACTCCATCTCCTCTTCGACAAGCATTTTGAGGAGCAGGTAGAGCTCGTGGACACCATCGCAGAGCGCATCCAGCTTCTTGGCGGCGTAACCATCGCCATGGGCGGCGACGTGGCCCAGATCTCGCAGATCCCCAAACCGCCCCGCGGCAAGGAGGAGGTTCCGGTCCAGATCTCCCGCCTGCTTGAGGCCCACAAGATCATCATGCAGCAGTGCCACGACATCGCCGAAGCAGCCGACGACGCCGGGGATGACGGCACCAACGACATGGTCGTCTCCGACATCCTCCGTCCGAACGAACTGCAGTCCTGGTTCATCGGTCAGCACCTCGTCGAGATGCCCCTGATCCTCGACAAGTAG
- a CDS encoding HlyD family secretion protein → MADTEQQQESQQGQQTDHQQPEQKSAPASAPAKPAAPEETPARKTGRRVFIFGVLILLVLGAAFWYWRSTFSEDTDDAQVDGDIYQISSRITGQVIHVYAEDNTKVNKGDLLIEIDPKDYQVALEQAQAALASAQADYTNANVNVPITSTTSNTQVSTSNSDVRGSASSVTQAQQQAAAAAARVEQEQANAIKAAKDVERYTPLVEKDVISRQQYDAAIASSRASSAAVLEAENNLVAQQSAVTTAQQKLDQSRAQAMQAAKNGPQQVKAQQARAQSMLAQVKSAQAKVDQALLNLSYTRVVAPSSGVINKKSVVVGANLAVGQDLLTIIPLTNLWVTANFKETQLKGMHRCQEVGIKVDALGGREFSGKVTQIGGATGSRLSLFPPENATGNYVKVVQRIPVRIDFTNLDKENGDYALRPGFSVTPDVTIKGKDDNKNTSDCEKGLPEQQAAK, encoded by the coding sequence GTGGCAGATACAGAGCAGCAACAAGAGTCCCAACAGGGCCAGCAAACCGACCATCAGCAGCCGGAACAGAAGAGCGCGCCTGCAAGCGCGCCCGCCAAGCCCGCCGCTCCGGAAGAGACCCCGGCCCGGAAGACCGGCCGTCGCGTTTTTATCTTCGGTGTTCTCATCCTGCTCGTCCTCGGCGCAGCCTTCTGGTACTGGCGCTCCACCTTCTCGGAGGATACGGACGACGCCCAGGTTGACGGCGATATCTACCAGATCAGCTCCCGCATCACCGGTCAGGTCATCCACGTCTACGCGGAAGACAACACCAAGGTGAACAAGGGTGATCTCCTCATCGAGATCGACCCCAAGGACTACCAGGTCGCGCTCGAGCAGGCTCAAGCCGCTCTCGCCAGCGCCCAGGCGGACTACACCAACGCCAACGTGAACGTGCCGATCACCAGCACCACCAGCAACACCCAGGTCAGCACCTCGAACTCTGATGTGCGCGGGTCAGCTTCCTCCGTCACCCAGGCCCAGCAGCAGGCAGCCGCCGCCGCCGCCCGCGTGGAGCAGGAGCAGGCCAACGCCATCAAGGCCGCCAAGGACGTAGAGCGTTACACCCCGCTCGTAGAAAAAGATGTCATCAGCCGTCAGCAGTATGACGCGGCCATTGCATCCTCTCGCGCCTCCTCGGCTGCGGTGCTTGAGGCGGAGAACAACCTTGTCGCCCAGCAGTCGGCTGTAACCACCGCGCAGCAGAAGCTCGATCAGTCTCGCGCCCAGGCCATGCAGGCCGCCAAGAACGGTCCCCAGCAGGTCAAGGCCCAGCAAGCTCGCGCCCAGTCCATGCTTGCCCAGGTCAAGTCCGCCCAGGCCAAGGTCGATCAGGCTCTGCTCAACCTGTCCTACACCCGCGTGGTGGCTCCGTCCTCCGGCGTCATCAACAAGAAGAGCGTCGTCGTTGGAGCCAACCTCGCCGTCGGCCAGGATCTCCTGACGATCATCCCGCTGACCAACCTCTGGGTCACCGCCAACTTCAAGGAGACGCAGCTCAAGGGCATGCACCGTTGCCAGGAGGTCGGCATCAAGGTCGACGCTCTCGGCGGCCGCGAGTTCTCGGGTAAGGTCACCCAGATCGGCGGCGCAACCGGCTCACGCCTCTCGCTCTTCCCACCTGAGAACGCCACCGGAAATTACGTGAAGGTCGTTCAGCGGATCCCGGTCCGCATTGACTTCACCAACCTCGATAAGGAAAACGGCGACTACGCTCTACGCCCCGGCTTCTCGGTCACCCCGGACGTCACCATCAAGGGCAAAGACGACAACAAGAACACGTCGGATTGCGAAAAGGGTCTACCCGAGCAGCAAGCCGCAAAGTAG
- a CDS encoding oligogalacturonate lyase family protein: MNRIAARIALATTLLPLSALAQSTPPKTWVDKDTGHRVIRLTDEPGSSGFYFNNNAYTPDLKTMIYNAPDGIRGMDMVTRKTRLIVPNPPTPAGDNVARFRNGVHAIIAGRKTNSIFYTQTDPATKQSSIYKADVYTNQITKLATLPPGAPGVATINADETLAAGTMNDGPAVAPEYGANSVSPTGTPRVAPEAHGAQSGNLVQPDNKGEMMERRLASRQPLILYTVSLKPGDNSKITVLQHSTDWVNHLLFSPKDPQLLMYCHEGPWQKVDRIWMIHTDGTHNTLIHKRHIAMEIAGHEFWGLDGETIWYDWQPIKGQDFYLAGYDLSNGKRTAFHMDRNEWSIHFNLTQDLDLFTGDGGDKGQVAKAPDGEWIELFHPQMINTAGALNEPDFFQPGIFHSEHLVNMSHHNYKLEPNVRFSPDKSLVIFTSNMFGPSYVFGVETAVTKNMKPADLLSTPELGEKLNPGKPASTNLNK; this comes from the coding sequence TTGAACCGTATCGCCGCCCGCATCGCCCTGGCCACCACCCTACTCCCTCTATCTGCGCTTGCCCAGTCCACCCCACCCAAAACCTGGGTCGATAAAGACACCGGCCACCGCGTCATCCGCCTCACCGACGAGCCCGGCTCCTCCGGCTTCTATTTCAATAACAACGCCTACACCCCAGACCTCAAGACCATGATCTACAACGCCCCCGACGGCATCCGCGGCATGGACATGGTCACCCGCAAGACCCGCCTCATCGTCCCCAATCCCCCCACCCCCGCCGGCGATAACGTCGCCCGCTTCCGCAACGGCGTCCACGCCATCATCGCCGGTCGCAAGACCAACAGCATCTTCTACACCCAGACCGACCCCGCCACCAAACAAAGCTCCATCTACAAGGCCGACGTCTACACCAACCAGATCACCAAGCTCGCCACCCTGCCCCCCGGCGCACCCGGCGTCGCCACCATCAACGCGGACGAGACCCTCGCCGCCGGCACCATGAACGACGGCCCCGCCGTAGCACCCGAGTACGGTGCCAACTCCGTCTCCCCCACCGGCACCCCCCGCGTAGCGCCGGAGGCCCACGGAGCCCAGTCCGGCAACCTAGTCCAGCCGGACAACAAGGGCGAGATGATGGAGCGCCGCCTCGCCTCCCGCCAGCCCCTCATCCTCTACACCGTCTCCCTCAAGCCCGGAGACAACAGCAAGATCACCGTCCTCCAGCACTCCACCGACTGGGTCAACCACCTCCTCTTCTCCCCCAAAGACCCGCAACTCCTCATGTACTGCCACGAAGGCCCTTGGCAGAAGGTCGACCGCATCTGGATGATCCACACCGACGGCACCCACAACACCCTCATCCACAAGCGCCACATCGCCATGGAGATCGCTGGCCATGAGTTCTGGGGCCTCGACGGCGAAACCATCTGGTACGACTGGCAGCCCATCAAGGGCCAGGACTTCTACCTCGCCGGATACGACCTCTCCAACGGCAAGCGCACCGCCTTCCACATGGATCGCAACGAGTGGTCCATTCACTTCAACCTCACCCAGGACCTCGACCTCTTCACCGGCGACGGCGGAGACAAGGGCCAGGTCGCCAAAGCCCCGGACGGCGAGTGGATCGAACTCTTCCACCCCCAGATGATCAACACCGCCGGAGCCCTCAACGAGCCGGACTTCTTCCAGCCCGGCATCTTCCACTCCGAGCACCTCGTCAACATGTCCCACCACAACTACAAGCTCGAACCCAACGTCCGCTTCTCCCCGGACAAGTCCCTCGTCATCTTCACCAGCAACATGTTCGGCCCCAGCTACGTCTTCGGCGTAGAAACCGCCGTAACCAAAAACATGAAGCCCGCCGACCTCCTCTCCACCCCGGAACTAGGCGAAAAGCTAAACCCAGGCAAACCCGCCTCAACCAACCTCAACAAGTAG
- a CDS encoding SDR family NAD(P)-dependent oxidoreductase, giving the protein MSARFTGKVAIVTGSSSGIGQSIAVRLASEGASVVIDYHSNPEGAEETQKKIAAAGGGKTITVKADVTIMDDVKNLVEQAWQQLGSCDILVNNAGVEKHAPFWEATESDYDLVLGTNLKAPFFLTQRFVQKLMEAKKPGRVINISSVHEDMVFPNFASYCAAKGGIRMLMRDLAMELGPLGITVNNVAPGAINTPINASLLEDKPKLNALLNNIPLGRLGTPEDVASLVAFLASDEAAYVTGSTYFVDGGLIRNYKEQ; this is encoded by the coding sequence ATGTCAGCACGTTTCACAGGTAAAGTAGCCATCGTCACCGGATCATCCTCCGGCATAGGCCAGTCCATCGCCGTCCGCCTCGCATCGGAGGGCGCATCCGTCGTCATCGATTACCACTCCAACCCCGAGGGCGCGGAAGAAACCCAGAAAAAGATCGCCGCAGCAGGCGGGGGCAAGACCATTACGGTCAAGGCCGACGTCACCATCATGGACGACGTCAAGAACCTGGTGGAGCAGGCCTGGCAGCAACTCGGCTCCTGCGACATCCTCGTCAACAACGCCGGCGTGGAGAAGCACGCCCCCTTCTGGGAGGCCACCGAGTCCGACTACGACCTCGTCCTGGGCACGAATCTCAAAGCCCCCTTCTTCCTCACCCAGCGCTTCGTCCAAAAGCTCATGGAAGCCAAAAAGCCTGGCCGCGTCATCAACATCAGCTCCGTCCATGAGGACATGGTCTTCCCCAACTTCGCCAGCTACTGCGCCGCAAAGGGCGGCATCCGCATGCTCATGCGCGACCTCGCCATGGAACTCGGTCCGCTCGGCATTACGGTCAACAACGTAGCCCCCGGCGCCATCAACACCCCCATCAACGCCTCCCTGCTGGAGGACAAGCCCAAGCTCAACGCCCTCCTCAACAACATCCCCCTCGGCCGCCTGGGTACACCAGAGGACGTAGCGTCCCTCGTAGCCTTCCTGGCCTCGGACGAAGCGGCCTATGTAACGGGCTCCACCTACTTCGTAGACGGCGGCCTCATCCGAAACTACAAGGAGCAGTAG
- the purB gene encoding adenylosuccinate lyase has protein sequence MIARYTRPEMGRIWTDENKYRCWLRVETAASQALARAGIVPQEAADAIRDKGNFSVDRINEIEAEVRHDVIAFTTSVSEFVGPESRWFHYGLTSTDVVDTAQSLQLKEASAIIREGIVKLAEVLKRRALEFKMTPSIGRTHGVHAEPTTFGLKLLLWYSEVQRNLVRFDAAAEDLRVGKLSGAVGTFGHLKPEHEEAICEALGLKPVAIATQIVQRDRHAAYIATLAVLASTLDKIATEVRHLQRTEVREAEEFFSEKQKGSSAMPHKRNPIVSEQISGLARVIRSNAQTAFENVALWHERDISHSSAERVIFPDSTILADYLLAKTTNLIDKLLVYPARMLKNLESTGGLIFSGQLLLDLAESGMLREDAYRLVQGHAMRSWKEDLVFRDEVAKEPEITSRLSPEKLARAFDYNRQLANVDAIFTRVLAQS, from the coding sequence TTGATCGCCCGCTATACCCGCCCTGAGATGGGCCGCATCTGGACTGACGAAAACAAGTACCGCTGCTGGCTCCGTGTTGAAACGGCCGCCTCTCAAGCTCTCGCCCGCGCCGGCATCGTCCCGCAGGAGGCCGCCGATGCCATCCGCGACAAAGGCAACTTCTCCGTCGATCGCATCAACGAGATCGAAGCCGAAGTCCGCCACGACGTCATCGCCTTCACGACCAGCGTCTCCGAGTTCGTTGGCCCCGAGTCACGCTGGTTCCACTACGGCCTGACCTCCACCGACGTCGTCGACACCGCACAGTCTCTCCAACTCAAGGAGGCCTCCGCAATCATCCGCGAGGGCATCGTCAAACTGGCTGAGGTTCTGAAGCGTCGCGCGCTCGAGTTCAAGATGACTCCGAGCATAGGCCGCACCCACGGCGTCCACGCCGAGCCCACGACCTTCGGCCTCAAGCTGCTCCTCTGGTACTCCGAGGTCCAGCGCAACCTCGTCCGCTTCGATGCCGCCGCAGAAGACCTGCGCGTCGGCAAGCTGTCCGGTGCTGTCGGCACCTTCGGCCACCTCAAGCCGGAGCACGAGGAGGCCATCTGTGAGGCGCTCGGGCTCAAGCCGGTTGCGATCGCGACGCAGATCGTGCAGCGTGATCGTCACGCGGCATATATCGCTACGCTGGCAGTGCTCGCCTCTACGTTGGACAAGATCGCCACAGAGGTTCGTCATCTCCAGCGCACGGAGGTTCGTGAGGCTGAGGAGTTCTTCTCGGAGAAGCAGAAGGGGTCCTCCGCTATGCCGCACAAGCGGAACCCGATCGTCAGCGAACAGATCAGTGGGCTTGCGCGTGTCATTCGGTCGAACGCGCAGACTGCATTTGAGAACGTCGCACTGTGGCATGAGCGGGACATCTCTCACTCATCGGCTGAGCGGGTGATCTTCCCTGACTCGACCATTCTGGCCGACTATCTGCTTGCCAAGACCACGAACCTGATCGATAAGCTGCTGGTGTACCCGGCTCGCATGTTGAAGAACCTGGAGTCCACCGGGGGGCTCATCTTCTCCGGACAGTTGCTGCTGGATCTGGCGGAGTCCGGCATGTTGCGCGAGGATGCTTACCGGCTCGTCCAAGGCCACGCGATGCGGAGCTGGAAGGAAGACCTTGTCTTCCGCGATGAGGTTGCGAAGGAGCCTGAGATCACCAGCCGCCTGAGCCCAGAGAAGCTGGCGCGTGCCTTTGATTACAACCGTCAGCTTGCCAATGTGGATGCGATCTTCACGCGCGTTCTCGCGCAAAGCTGA
- a CDS encoding agmatine deiminase family protein, with the protein MSSHQSSPPFRMPAEWEPHAATWLAWPHNPEDWPNKFQPIPWVYAEIIRHLSRVEEVHILVNNADAERRADSILKRGGANRSRVHFHQWPTDRVWMRDSGPIFTKNPAGDLSITNWRFNAWAKYDNWHRDDLVPHMVAEHYAMPERRPEARQPDGAPHRLVLEGGSIDVNGAGTLITTEECLLSEIQQRNPGLGDEKATREQLEIAFREHLGVQQTIWLNRGCAGDDTHGHVDDITRFVGENKIVTCVEPNTADENHLPLAENLARLRAARNLKGEPFEIVTLPMPCPVVFESQRLPASYANFYIANGLVLVPTFNDACDRHALNTLAACFPDREVIGIHAVDLVWGLGTLHCMSQQEPA; encoded by the coding sequence ATGTCTTCGCACCAATCAAGCCCGCCGTTCCGCATGCCCGCCGAATGGGAACCCCACGCCGCCACCTGGCTCGCCTGGCCCCACAACCCGGAAGACTGGCCCAACAAATTCCAGCCCATCCCCTGGGTCTACGCCGAGATTATCCGCCATCTCTCCCGCGTAGAAGAAGTCCACATCCTCGTAAACAACGCCGACGCCGAGCGCCGCGCAGACTCCATCCTCAAGCGCGGCGGTGCCAACCGCTCCCGCGTCCACTTCCACCAGTGGCCCACCGACCGCGTCTGGATGCGCGACTCCGGCCCCATCTTCACCAAGAACCCCGCCGGCGACCTCAGCATCACCAACTGGCGCTTCAACGCCTGGGCCAAGTACGACAACTGGCACCGCGACGACCTCGTCCCCCACATGGTCGCCGAGCACTACGCCATGCCCGAGCGCCGCCCCGAAGCTCGCCAACCCGACGGCGCACCCCATCGCCTCGTCCTAGAAGGCGGCAGCATCGACGTCAACGGGGCCGGCACCCTCATCACCACAGAGGAATGCCTCCTCTCGGAGATTCAACAACGCAACCCGGGCCTCGGCGACGAAAAAGCCACCCGCGAGCAGTTGGAGATAGCCTTCCGCGAGCACCTCGGCGTCCAGCAGACCATCTGGCTCAACCGCGGTTGCGCCGGCGACGATACCCACGGCCACGTAGACGACATCACCCGCTTCGTCGGAGAAAACAAGATCGTCACCTGCGTCGAGCCCAACACCGCCGACGAGAACCACCTCCCCCTGGCCGAAAACCTGGCCCGCCTCCGCGCAGCCCGCAACCTAAAGGGTGAGCCCTTCGAGATCGTCACCCTCCCCATGCCCTGCCCGGTCGTCTTTGAAAGCCAGCGCCTCCCCGCCAGCTACGCTAACTTCTACATCGCCAACGGCCTCGTCCTCGTCCCCACCTTCAACGACGCCTGCGACCGCCATGCCCTCAATACCCTCGCCGCCTGCTTCCCGGACCGAGAGGTCATCGGCATCCACGCAGTCGACCTCGTCTGGGGCCTCGGCACCCTCCACTGCATGAGCCAGCAGGAGCCCGCATGA
- a CDS encoding UbiX family flavin prenyltransferase, giving the protein MNVPSNLTLAITGASGSVFAAEMLRLLEADARVTKINLVVSESALRVLAEELQLSGRTALPEKLLGHASVKTQHHADPDIGANIASGSYPSDGMIVLPCSMGTLAGIAHGMASNLIERAADVCLKEARPLILCVRETPFNKIHLRNMTLAADAGATLYPVMPAFYNQPQTSAEMAGQFVRRVLGHIGLPQADAFKWQAD; this is encoded by the coding sequence GTGAACGTTCCTTCCAATTTGACGCTGGCGATTACCGGGGCCAGTGGGTCTGTCTTTGCCGCGGAGATGCTGCGGCTGCTCGAGGCCGATGCCCGGGTGACGAAGATCAATCTCGTGGTGAGCGAGAGTGCGCTCCGGGTGCTGGCAGAGGAGCTTCAGTTATCGGGCCGTACTGCGCTGCCGGAGAAGCTGCTCGGTCATGCTTCAGTGAAGACGCAGCATCATGCCGATCCTGACATCGGCGCGAACATCGCATCCGGCAGCTACCCGTCGGACGGGATGATCGTGCTTCCCTGCTCGATGGGCACGCTGGCCGGCATCGCGCATGGCATGGCCTCAAACCTCATCGAACGTGCGGCGGATGTGTGTCTCAAGGAGGCTCGGCCGCTCATTCTCTGCGTGCGGGAGACTCCGTTCAACAAGATTCATCTGCGGAACATGACGCTGGCCGCCGATGCCGGGGCTACCCTCTATCCGGTGATGCCGGCCTTCTACAACCAGCCGCAGACCTCCGCCGAGATGGCGGGGCAGTTTGTGCGGCGGGTGCTTGGGCATATCGGCCTGCCGCAGGCGGATGCCTTCAAGTGGCAAGCTGATTAA
- a CDS encoding cellulase family glycosylhydrolase, which translates to MAEENVSTKAAALKATLNVKGRFLYDRQGNKVVLRGVDYQALDQWKYPGIDYLDEVLQTGANAIRIPWYKVYPTKGRGAFTIGNLTNLIDRCVAAKVIPIVEFADFTSNAKMSLLSTVVTPWWTSTGDQTQNGVFAALKARESCLILNLANELGDYRWAEGETPAAALSTYKTDYEKAIKAMRTAGYTCPLMIDAPDSGTSSEAFTTSGTGAALVASDPLKNVLLSAHAYWAGFDGRPGVQAAIAADLPIVIGEVANKEGDPPGNLPIYDLDGTNENTPTTTGFTYQSFLTTLLADQVGWLAWSWFPDDVDARNMSSDGSFAGLTTYGTDIVNNPTYGLKATAVRVAP; encoded by the coding sequence ATGGCAGAGGAGAATGTGTCTACGAAGGCGGCGGCGCTCAAGGCGACCCTGAACGTTAAGGGGCGCTTTCTGTACGACCGGCAGGGGAACAAGGTGGTGCTGCGCGGGGTGGACTACCAGGCGCTGGATCAGTGGAAGTATCCGGGCATCGACTACCTGGACGAGGTGCTGCAGACGGGTGCGAACGCGATCCGGATTCCCTGGTACAAGGTCTATCCGACCAAGGGCAGGGGGGCGTTCACGATCGGCAATCTTACGAACCTGATCGACCGGTGCGTTGCGGCCAAGGTCATTCCGATCGTGGAATTTGCAGACTTTACTTCGAACGCGAAAATGAGCCTGCTGAGTACGGTGGTGACTCCGTGGTGGACTTCAACGGGAGACCAGACGCAGAACGGAGTGTTTGCGGCTCTGAAGGCACGTGAATCGTGCCTGATCCTCAATCTTGCGAATGAACTCGGCGACTACCGGTGGGCGGAGGGAGAGACCCCTGCTGCGGCACTGAGCACGTATAAGACGGACTACGAGAAGGCGATCAAGGCGATGCGGACGGCGGGATATACGTGTCCATTGATGATCGATGCGCCGGACTCCGGGACGTCGAGTGAGGCGTTCACGACGAGTGGGACGGGGGCTGCGCTGGTCGCGTCCGATCCGCTGAAGAACGTGCTGCTGAGCGCACATGCGTACTGGGCGGGCTTTGACGGCAGGCCGGGGGTGCAGGCGGCGATTGCGGCGGATCTTCCGATTGTGATCGGGGAAGTTGCGAACAAGGAGGGCGATCCGCCGGGTAACCTGCCGATCTACGACCTCGACGGGACGAACGAAAATACGCCCACGACTACGGGGTTTACGTATCAGAGCTTTCTGACGACCCTGCTGGCGGATCAGGTGGGATGGCTGGCGTGGAGCTGGTTTCCGGATGATGTGGATGCACGGAATATGAGTTCGGATGGGAGCTTTGCGGGGCTAACGACTTATGGGACGGATATTGTGAATAACCCGACTTATGGGTTGAAGGCTACGGCGGTCAGGGTTGCTCCGTGA
- the tadA gene encoding tRNA adenosine(34) deaminase TadA, producing the protein MTPDEQFLREAIAEARAAEQAGEVPVGAVLVLNNEIIARGRNRVILDSDPTAHAEIVALREAGRILGNYRLENCDLYTTLEPCAMCAGAILHARIRRLIYAAADPKAGACGSALDVMNHPRLNHRMEVAVGLLAEECGEMLTSFFRTRRLKNKENAASAIGIEALMTTVKKSAAPKKSAAKTTAKKTAAKPPHKWSAKVTTDSTHPDEGLFNEDAQTIAKKLASKKVSPKGPASGMQMLNFYINRAGKNLPKARQAELEKAKDILSQIIADAKPKAPAKKAGRKTPAKKTAN; encoded by the coding sequence ATGACTCCCGACGAACAATTTCTCCGCGAAGCCATCGCCGAAGCCCGCGCCGCCGAGCAGGCCGGTGAGGTCCCAGTCGGAGCCGTCCTTGTCCTCAACAACGAGATCATCGCCCGCGGCCGCAACCGCGTCATCCTGGACTCAGACCCCACCGCCCACGCCGAGATCGTCGCCCTCCGCGAAGCCGGCCGCATCCTCGGCAACTATCGCCTCGAAAACTGCGACCTCTACACCACCCTGGAGCCCTGCGCGATGTGCGCCGGGGCCATCCTCCACGCCCGCATCCGCCGCCTCATCTACGCCGCCGCCGACCCCAAAGCCGGCGCATGCGGTTCCGCCCTGGACGTCATGAACCACCCGCGCCTCAATCACAGGATGGAGGTGGCTGTCGGCCTCCTCGCCGAGGAGTGCGGCGAGATGCTCACATCCTTTTTCCGCACTCGGCGTCTCAAAAACAAAGAGAACGCGGCATCAGCCATCGGCATCGAAGCGCTCATGACAACCGTTAAGAAGTCAGCCGCCCCAAAGAAATCGGCCGCAAAGACGACCGCAAAGAAAACAGCCGCCAAACCTCCTCATAAGTGGTCTGCCAAGGTCACCACGGATTCGACGCATCCTGACGAAGGCCTCTTCAACGAAGACGCTCAGACGATCGCGAAGAAACTCGCCTCAAAGAAGGTTTCACCAAAGGGCCCAGCTTCTGGCATGCAAATGCTCAACTTTTACATCAACCGTGCCGGCAAGAATCTACCCAAAGCACGGCAGGCAGAGCTGGAGAAGGCCAAAGACATCCTCTCCCAGATCATCGCCGACGCGAAGCCGAAGGCCCCAGCGAAGAAGGCTGGCCGGAAGACCCCAGCGAAGAAGACCGCCAACTGA
- a CDS encoding glutaredoxin family protein, producing MDLTVYSASWCRDCREAKRFLAKHNIPFKEVDIEATPGAADEVLANVGKKAIPQFVLDGKWIQPYRPGQGFLHAEMATLFGVSDR from the coding sequence ATGGATTTGACCGTATACTCCGCATCCTGGTGCCGCGATTGCCGTGAGGCCAAGCGCTTTCTCGCCAAGCACAATATTCCCTTCAAAGAGGTCGACATCGAGGCCACCCCCGGCGCGGCTGATGAAGTCCTCGCCAACGTCGGCAAGAAGGCCATCCCCCAGTTCGTCCTGGACGGCAAGTGGATTCAACCCTACCGCCCCGGCCAGGGATTCCTCCACGCCGAGATGGCCACCCTGTTCGGCGTCTCCGACCGATAA
- a CDS encoding YkgJ family cysteine cluster protein, translating to MPGQTLDARLVQIVDAALADATLRGGSHLACRAGCSQCCVGVFPIAQQDAERLRQGLHALSGSDPARAERIRLRVLDALTRLDPWFPGDLATGVLNEDHESAILFEEFANDEPCPVLDLTTGTCDLYEARPILCRTFGPPMRTPEDNLGTCELCFIHASTDEIAACELDPAVPEIQEASDDAYNEQAGCSGETLLAYALRDN from the coding sequence ATGCCTGGACAGACGCTGGATGCGCGGCTGGTGCAGATTGTGGATGCTGCGCTGGCCGACGCCACCCTGCGGGGTGGCTCCCATCTAGCCTGTCGTGCGGGCTGCTCGCAGTGCTGCGTCGGAGTGTTCCCCATCGCGCAGCAGGATGCGGAGCGGCTCCGCCAGGGCTTGCACGCTCTGTCCGGTAGCGATCCGGCTCGAGCGGAGCGGATTCGGCTGCGGGTCTTGGACGCGCTGACGCGGCTCGATCCGTGGTTTCCGGGCGATCTTGCAACGGGCGTTCTCAACGAGGATCATGAGTCGGCGATCCTGTTTGAGGAGTTCGCCAACGATGAGCCTTGCCCAGTGCTCGACCTGACCACCGGGACCTGTGACTTGTACGAGGCGCGGCCGATCCTTTGTCGAACCTTCGGGCCTCCGATGCGGACGCCTGAGGATAACCTCGGAACGTGTGAGCTTTGCTTCATCCATGCCTCGACCGACGAGATCGCAGCCTGTGAGCTCGATCCTGCTGTCCCGGAGATCCAGGAAGCGAGTGATGACGCTTACAACGAACAGGCCGGATGTTCAGGCGAGACGTTGCTCGCATACGCTCTGCGCGATAATTAG